One stretch of Niallia sp. XMNu-256 DNA includes these proteins:
- a CDS encoding S8 family peptidase, whose translation MFGFSMVQMVRSHSDKLDRHLRDIILNQYKPLKWTPCFLHNVFEKTIKATKKLSVIIEFKEGYYETGCNEVHHVTKKHMRNKVHHYFDRVSCCSADLTPKGLDDLLTNCTHIKRVYLNREVKALLNVAVPSAKAHQVVRNDINLTGKGVKIAIVDTGIYPHKDLAGRITDFVDFISNQTDPYDDNGHGTHCAGDAASASLKYMGPAPEASLVGVKVLNKMGAGSLNTIMQGVEWCIKYNEANPEKKIDIISMSLGAPAQNYADENDDPMVQIVEKAWDAGIVVCIAAGNEGPNKGTISSPGISDRVITVGASDDRDTADTREDDDVAEFSSRGPTKYSDKGGTPVIKPDLLAPGVNIISLRSPNSYIDKLQKSARVDNDYFVMSGTSMATPICAGVVALMKQYDPNLTPDQIKTMLKSGTDLWKDDKVYDPNTYGSGYLNAESSIPN comes from the coding sequence TTGTTTGGTTTTTCAATGGTTCAAATGGTGCGTAGTCATTCAGATAAGCTAGATCGTCATTTACGAGACATAATCTTGAATCAGTATAAACCTTTAAAATGGACACCGTGCTTTTTGCATAATGTTTTTGAAAAAACGATTAAAGCAACGAAAAAGTTATCTGTAATCATTGAGTTTAAGGAAGGTTATTATGAGACTGGTTGTAATGAGGTTCATCATGTAACGAAGAAACATATGAGAAATAAGGTTCACCATTATTTTGATAGAGTGTCTTGCTGCAGTGCAGATCTAACTCCCAAAGGGTTAGATGATCTGTTAACAAATTGTACACATATTAAACGAGTCTATCTAAATAGAGAAGTGAAAGCTTTACTTAATGTCGCTGTTCCCTCAGCAAAAGCTCATCAAGTTGTTAGAAATGACATAAATTTAACAGGAAAAGGTGTAAAAATCGCCATTGTTGATACAGGGATTTATCCTCATAAGGATCTTGCTGGGAGAATTACCGACTTTGTCGACTTTATCAGTAATCAGACAGACCCGTATGATGATAATGGTCATGGAACTCATTGTGCGGGAGATGCTGCTTCTGCCTCTTTAAAGTATATGGGACCTGCCCCGGAAGCAAGTCTTGTAGGGGTTAAAGTATTAAATAAGATGGGGGCAGGATCTTTGAATACGATTATGCAAGGCGTGGAATGGTGCATAAAATATAATGAAGCGAACCCAGAGAAAAAAATTGATATTATTAGCATGTCACTAGGTGCACCTGCACAAAACTATGCAGATGAAAATGATGATCCGATGGTTCAAATTGTAGAAAAAGCATGGGATGCTGGAATTGTTGTTTGTATAGCTGCTGGGAATGAAGGTCCGAATAAAGGGACGATTTCTAGCCCTGGGATAAGTGATAGGGTAATCACCGTTGGGGCATCAGATGATAGAGACACCGCCGACACACGAGAAGATGATGATGTCGCTGAATTTTCAAGCAGAGGGCCAACTAAATATAGCGATAAGGGTGGAACGCCTGTTATCAAACCAGATCTATTAGCACCAGGGGTAAATATTATTTCTTTAAGATCTCCAAATTCATATATAGACAAGCTACAAAAATCCGCTCGGGTGGATAATGATTATTTTGTTATGTCGGGTACATCAATGGCTACTCCGATTTGTGCAGGAGTAGTAGCTTTAATGAAACAATATGATCCCAACTTAACTCCTGACCAAATAAAAACGATGTTAAAGAGCGGTACAGATTTATGGAAAGATGATAAGGTATATGATCCGAATACGTATGGTAGTGGCTACTTAAATGCCGAAAGTAGTATTCCCAACTAA
- a CDS encoding DHA2 family efflux MFS transporter permease subunit, with amino-acid sequence MEQSIKKTNRPPYGVISILMIGAFISFLNNTLMNVALPSIMRDLNVGPSTVQWLTTGFMLVSGILIPTTAYLIQKYSVRHLFLVAIGMFTVGTILSGIAPTFSVLLAGRLLQAAGTAVLSPLLMNVMLVSFPIEKRGSVMGIFGLILMFAPAIGPTLSGWIVEHYNWRMLFYFVAPIAILVFLIGFFLLKDKKDKVEMKLDVVSLILSSLGFGGILYGFSSAGNAGWDSPIVYGTIIIGLICLTTFILRQFKSEEPLLNFNVYQYPMFVLSSVISMVVNMALFSGMILLPIYVQDIRGISPMDAGLLMLPGAILMAFMSPLTGRLFDKFGGRALAITGLTITVVTTFAFSQLRLDTPYMYLLLIYSVRSIGMSMVFMPVSTNGLNQLPRSLYPHGTAMNNTLNQVAGAIGTALMVTIMTTYSASRAKELGATVMQNLTAQPSEAALAQIQEQVMTQATLDGINFSFLFATGISFVALVLAFFIKRATPMEEKPAKVNVVKKVATGH; translated from the coding sequence ATGGAACAGTCGATAAAAAAAACCAATCGACCGCCATACGGGGTTATTTCCATTTTAATGATCGGTGCGTTTATTTCGTTTTTAAATAATACGCTAATGAATGTTGCGTTGCCCTCTATTATGAGGGATTTAAACGTAGGGCCATCAACTGTACAATGGTTGACAACCGGATTTATGTTAGTGAGCGGTATTTTAATTCCAACAACCGCTTATTTAATTCAAAAATATTCAGTGCGTCATCTGTTCTTAGTGGCTATTGGTATGTTCACAGTAGGTACGATTCTGTCAGGAATAGCTCCTACTTTTTCTGTTTTATTAGCTGGACGTTTATTACAAGCGGCAGGTACAGCGGTTTTATCTCCACTGTTGATGAATGTGATGTTAGTCAGCTTTCCCATTGAAAAAAGAGGATCTGTTATGGGGATTTTTGGCTTAATTTTAATGTTCGCTCCTGCCATTGGACCGACTTTATCTGGCTGGATTGTAGAGCATTATAATTGGAGAATGCTTTTCTATTTTGTTGCTCCGATAGCGATCTTAGTATTCTTAATAGGTTTCTTTTTACTGAAGGATAAGAAAGACAAAGTTGAAATGAAATTGGACGTCGTATCCCTTATCCTGTCAAGCTTAGGTTTTGGAGGGATCCTTTACGGTTTCAGTTCAGCAGGAAATGCCGGTTGGGATAGCCCGATCGTGTATGGAACGATTATCATAGGGCTTATTTGCTTGACAACTTTTATTTTGCGTCAGTTTAAGAGTGAAGAGCCATTATTAAATTTTAATGTATATCAATATCCGATGTTTGTGCTCTCGTCAGTCATTTCTATGGTTGTAAACATGGCGCTGTTTTCAGGGATGATTCTTTTACCAATTTATGTTCAAGACATTCGTGGGATCTCTCCAATGGATGCGGGATTACTAATGCTTCCAGGGGCGATTTTAATGGCGTTTATGTCCCCATTAACGGGTAGGCTGTTTGACAAGTTTGGTGGCCGTGCTCTTGCGATTACTGGTCTAACGATAACGGTTGTCACAACTTTTGCTTTCAGTCAACTTAGACTGGATACCCCATATATGTATCTTTTATTGATTTATTCGGTCCGTTCGATAGGAATGTCCATGGTCTTTATGCCCGTATCAACAAATGGTTTAAATCAATTACCAAGAAGTCTTTATCCACATGGTACAGCAATGAATAACACATTAAACCAAGTGGCAGGTGCAATTGGAACCGCATTGATGGTTACAATTATGACAACGTATTCTGCCTCACGAGCTAAAGAATTGGGTGCGACTGTCATGCAGAATTTGACTGCTCAACCGTCAGAAGCGGCATTAGCTCAAATTCAAGAGCAAGTAATGACACAAGCAACATTGGATGGAATTAATTTCTCCTTTCTATTTGCGACAGGGATATCTTTTGTTGCGCTAGTTTTAGCTTTCTTTATTAAAAGAGCGACACCAATGGAGGAAAAACCAGCTAAAGTGAACGTAGTAAAAAAGGTAGCAACAGGACATTAA